GTTGTATTTACAAAACAAAATTACTTCAGTGTGTCTGCTTGTTGGCATGACTGTGAAGTTCCCCTGGGGACAAGATCATCTACGTCCTCAGCCATACCTACCTGGGCAGCTGATAAAATGCCAGGGCAGTCACTTCAGAACATAGCACGGCACTGAACAGAAATACCAAAACGCAGTTACATCGACCAACTATGGAGAAGAAAAGGGTACAAGGCTATTAGCCTAATACATACAACATTTTTAAGTTGCCGCAAACAATATAATGGAAGGCTACAGGCAAATTTGTTAAACCCATTTCAGGCAGAAAGCTATCCACTCTGTTTATCAGGTTAACCCCATTTCAGGCAGAAGGTTATCCAGTCCGGTCATCAGGACGATGAACTCCTACCGACCCATTCCCATACATTCATCTAGGTGATGATGGTACACAATGCTCCCCAGCAGAAGATCCACCATGGTTCTCCCTGGGAGGACTCCTGACCCTGACAATAGATTTCAAAGTCAGAGGTTCAGTTTAACACATCAAACGGACCTGTATCTGATGAAATTGAAGCTCAACAGATTATGGCGTATAGAAACTGAAAGGGCTCACCTTAACGGGAGGTGTTAGGAAGGTAAATGCGATGGAAATTGTTCATCTTCAGGTGCTTCCGGCAGGTAGGACATTTCTTCTGGAACTGGATGGCTTGCTTTATGCAGTTTGTGCAGAAGATGTGGCCGCACATTGTTGTGGCTGGCTCATCCAACTTGTTCCAACACACCGGGCAGGTGAAgatgggttcctttggagccacaTTCAGATGCTCTTTGCTAGTTTTCCCCGCATTTTTTGACTGCCAAGAATGAAAACGCAGGTAGCCAGAGTTTAGCACAAATCACGAGGCAACATGCTAGTAGGAACTGGACGCCGGGATTGAATGTATAGAGCAGCTTTCTTAGATGAAAAATATCCTATAGCGTAagttataaactactccctccgttctaaaataagtgtctcaactttagtacaaagtggacacttattttgggacggagggggtaTAAAGTAAACATGTTAGTACACTGTACCTACATAACAGACGGCAAAATGCTTCTTGAAATTTAACAATTGCTAAATTTTCAGTGCGACCAAGAGTCTTAACCGTTGGCCAGTCGAGAACAATCTGGACAGGTCTATGTGACATCATCAGAGAACTGCAAGTATGACTTGAACATACAACGAGAAATTCTTTCAACTTAATCAAACATAGTTACACCCTTAGTCCACTAAAAGGGCAACATAATGCCAAACTCTATAGAACAAACAAAGGGGTGCATCGTGCACTAGATGTCAGCTGTTATTCACATAAAGGACAAAGTAGAGAACAACTAATAAGTAATCACTAATCATTCATCAAACTGGACTCAAAGCTAAGAGGATTTAATCCCTTCAAAAAAAATTAAATACCTGTAAGCTGGACCCTTCTCCTGTTTCTGGAGAGATGTCTATTACAGGAGCAACTCTTGGGCGTTTGTTCCTTGTGTTAGGAGAAAGCACTGTTGCATTATCATCATGAGAAACTCCTGATTGAATAAACAATGAGGCAGATAAGGAGGCTTAAATGACAGTGATATATAGTCATACAGCATATTGACAAATACTCCCTccttattttgggacggaaggagtatttTACAACTTCCAGCTGTGGTTTCCAGAGTCAGCATCAATATATATGTATCGCGTTGCAACATGAAGTTATTATATAGGAAATTAGCCACAAAAGAAAGCCACGGGTCCAATTTTCAGCATAGCTTATATATGTCTGTTCCCACTAGAAAGTAAACTTATGTCACATTGTATAATCAGCACTTACGGTCATCTTAGCAGCATGATATAGGTGATTTTTTATAAATTGGATAATTCCAGAAGAATTGATTAGGCAGATGATAATAGAATGATGAAGAATATACCAAACAATTTCCGTAATGTTAGAAGCCAAAATAACTCTACAGAATGCAACATAGTAAGACTAAGTAGCGAATTAACCTTGCCGGGTAGCATGTACATCGAGATCAACTACTGTCACAGGCTGCCTCCTAGGTCTCCGGTTCCTCCTCTGCAAAATGCAAGAAGACTCAATATAAATGCCAGAAATGATGTATCATATTCATGTAATAACCAAGTTATAATACTCTTCCTCAATAGGAAGTACAGAACCTATTTGAAAAGTGAATGTATACACCATGGTCCTTAAACATCACTATGAACTTACTGCCTCGCGAAGTTACCTGAGGAGGCACTTGTGAAGCTGATACGACCTGCACTTCATCCTCGAGGGCTTCCACGTCAATGGGTGAGGTGCGCGCGCCAGCGTTAGAGGTCGATACTCCACGACGGCTGCCCGCCGCTGGGGGGGTTGAGACCAAGTTCACGACGACCTTATCAGCATCTTGTGATTGCCTTCTTGAGGCACGCCGTGTGCCGTTGGCAGTACTCATGCTCCCTTCAGCTCCCGAATCGACCTGAGACTGAAAGAGATGTGATTCAACAGTTACTTGCTTTTACGATAAACTATCTGTCAAGTGCCAACTATCAGCAAGCATTTTACCCTGTGACCATCTTTGCAgtataaataaatcaaggacatcGATGCTCAGATCAAACTTTGGACCATCTCGACAAAGCTACCGAGGACCAACAATGCGAAATCCAACCACTCGTTCGTGACGAAATTTGAACTAAAAAAAGAAGTCCCAACTGGGGCAGTGAACAGAACCACGAGCAGTAACAAAATCGGGGCATAAACCTAACGACTTGCTGAATCCCGCAGCCGGGGACCATCACCATGGAACGATCAAGCCGGAGACCCGTCTGCGAGCTAGAGCACGAAACGAGCAGGACAGCAAGCGCACAGATGCCCCCGATTTCCCAATTCCTAAGGTAGCCGCACCGAATCGACGGCGAATCTGGCTAGAAATGGACGAATTCCGCCTCAGAATCGTCGGGGAAGCCGCGCGGGGACCCAATCGAAGAACAGCTCCCGACCCGCAACTACCTCGCTGGATCGGCGCCTACCGCGGAGGCAAATCCAGCGGAAATCGCCACGAGCAGAGAAGATACGCGCCGAGACAGGGGGACGTACCGCGCTCACCCGACGAAGCGAGCTCGATCGGACGAGCAGAGGaggcagccgccgcgccgcgccgccgacgAGTGCACTTGATTTTTTTTCCTTCGCTcggcgcctccacctcctcccctctccctgccctgcctgttttgaatgaaaaggATGCGAAAGGGGGTTGAAGACGAGGTCTCGCGATAAAAAGGCACACACGTCTCTTCCCCATTTGGGCCCCGCCTGTCAGGGCCCGCTATCTTGGCCCACGTCTGTGTGCGGCCTGCCTTTTCTGGGGGCCCGTTTCCAGTGTGACGGGTCGTTGAAATTTTTGGTAGGTTACAGGGAGCGGTCCATGGCGGCTGCGCCGCGAGACCGGCGGCGAAGGGGCCGCGCTCCCGGGGCTgcctctgccgccgctgccgcggaggacgacggggaggaGCACCACCTCAACCCCTTCCTCTCGGACGCGGCGCCGACGTCCTCGAGAGTCCAGTTCAGGTGCGTGCTCTCGGCTCCCCTCTTGCGGTTGATCTGTTTGTTGCTTCTGCCGGTGCGCTTGTGGATAGTTCAGCGGGTTGCATTGCATATGTTGTGGAGCAGGAACGTGGCGTCGcgggcgcggtgggtggaggaggccggcgcggCGGAGGTGTTGGACAGCAAGGGGAAGCTCTGGCTGACCACCGGCGTCACACGAGGCGGCAAGCTGTACTACAATGTCGAGGAGATCGGGTACGCTACCTGTTTGATGAAATGCCGCGATACTACAGCATGGTTATTTGCTCTGTGAATATGCTACCGTGGCCGTTGGGGCTTCTTATCAAGCCGTGTGCATGACGTCTTTCGTCTAAGAAATGCGGAGCATGTCCTGGAGTTCTTTTTTCTTTACGGGCAAACAGTAGGGGAATCCGGTATAAATTTTCATTAAAAAGAAGAGTAAACGGAATTTACATACGTATTTTACATTGGGGTTGAGATGGCCCccaacagaacagaaaaaaaagggAGAGGAGCCTATACTGATAAAAAGAACAAAATGGAAACTAGAGAAAACCGAGGGTTTAAGAAATAGAAGCAATCCAAGCTTTCAGTGGCTCCACTTCCACTGTTTTAACTCTAAATGTGATGAGGTTCAGGTCACTAATCAATCTTCTGCGCCAACCAACAAGTGAAGCAGGCTTTTTTTTTAATCAAAAATCCAATCATTACGCTGCTTCCAAATGTTCCATAAGGCAGATGAAACTATTTCCATGAAGCAAGGGCCACTGATGTTAAAAAACAGATGTTCTCTAGACTCTCTGACACTGACTTGACATAGAGCACAATTCACCCCAGACTCAATCGTCCAGTGTCTTCTATCTATCACGTCTCTTGTATTAAGCCGGTCCACAGTTAATAGCCACATGAAAACCTTCTGTTTTGGCAAACATTTACTTTTCCAAATAAGTTCAAACAGCGGGCAACCTGGAGACAGCTGAACATCAACTTATAATATCCCGCAGAAGACTAGGTTCCAGACTGGGAGGATTTAAACGTTCTTGAGCAGGAGAGCTTCATTTTTGACTTCCAGACTAATAACCCCAAGCCCCCTTTACTTTTCGGACGGCAAACCATGTGCCAAGCTGCCAGCGAATTAGGATGTTCAGTAATGTCATCTTTTTGCCAAAGACACGATCCTAATCTTGTCCACATGTGTAATAGCAGTCTTTTGAATTCGGATCATGCACATAAAGAATGTCCTGGAGTCCTCATGCTTGAATCAATATGATTGTGCTTGTTTAACCCAACGGTGTGCACTAATTACACTATGCAGCACTCAAACGTTCATTGGATGCATTGCATGGCATGCCTTTTGTTTTCAAATACTTTGACTTTCAAGTTGAGGTGTGTTGGCTGACCAAACTATGCAGGTTTTTGGCAGAAAGAGGGGCATTGATTTTTCTCGATGATGAGGGTGGGACAATAGGAATGGAAGAAATCTATGGAAAGATTGCAGGAGGAAAATACGGGTGCTCCTGGGATGCCTTCCAGGCTTACAAACACTTGAAGTTGCTTGGCTACATTATTGGACGCTATGCTGTCCCCTGGACAATGAAGAATAACCCTACTTGTGAAACCACTGATTCCCTGGAGCGTATGCCTGACACTGACCAGAGCTTCAATAGAGCCGACGGTGTCCACAACGGCATCACGAAATTACTCAAAGAAATGCACATAGATGGGTTACATCCATCCTTCGAAGTGTATCTACCAAATAGCAAATTCAGAAAGTCATCCCCTGGAGCCCCTTGTTTCCTCCTATCTATGCTAAGGTAATGTTTCTTTTCTCACATGCATTTGTGCTTATAAACTAGTGCATTTTCATCTTAAAGTAGTTCACAAGGTTTGTTTAAAATGGCAGTGTAGGATAACAAGGTTTTCTACAAGAGTGCATAAATTGTTCATTGTGTATTTGATATGATTTTAATCTCTTCTGGTTTGAAATGGATGTTCTGAAACTTCTGCACATTTAGGCATCACGATTTATCTATCAGGTGTTATTGGCTGTCTTTCTGTGCACATGGATATCTCTCTTTTGTGTTGTTAATGTATTGTATGCACATAGATTTAATACTTTGCTTTGTTATCACAGTGGTTATAATGATTGAGCTAATGTATATAATTTAAGCTTAGTATCCAAGCTGATAGGATATTTGTGGTGTCCAATCGGATTTTTACTTACTAAGTTACGTCTTGCAATCGAACTGTGCAATCAATCATGATTTCTTGTATTTATATGCTTATCATATTACCATCAGTCCCACTTATCACGGGTTCTCATTTTCGTGACAAACTTTTTCCCAACAGAATAACTAGTGATTCTAAGCATGTAGTGGTAATGAAACACGTGAAGCCACAAATTTGCAGAACCGGAACATCATAAAAGTTATAGAAGTAGGCAAGGAGACACGAAAAAATGCCATGTATATATGAATTTGGGCTTAGCAGTTTGTGGTTGGATGCATATGATCTCTTGAATGATATTTCTTTCCATCATAGCTCTTGTTTATTCAATTTGGTGCAGAGACAAACCACCATCAAGGGATGAACTGGAAACTATCGAAAGCAAGTGTGACGGCATTCCTCTTAAATTTTGTCAAGTTGATAATGGACGCGTCAGCTTTCTCTCCTTCGACAAAGTTCGACTTCCTAGTTTGCCCTGACAGATAGCAGCGGAAATGGTTGTTATTTTTCACTTATTCTGAACTTCTGATCTTGTAAAGGTATTACCTCAATCTGCATTAGGATGTATACTCAGTGCCATGAATGACAGCCTAAAACAACCCCATGAATCAGTTAGTTCAGAATGGCTTGTCTTTTTCAGCAGCAAATTGATGAATCGTTTCAATGGACAACAAGCGTTTCTGTCGTGCTAAAACATCGGCTTGTCTGCCCTCTTCTCGGGACCGATAAAGTTGCCAGATAGATCTTCAGGTAAAAAAAGAAGGGTCTGCAGGGATCTGTGGAATCGTATCCACTTCCACTATTTGCTCTCCTTGTTTACTGTTTACAACTGATGATGTTGTTTGGGCTGGTGCAACATCACCTTTGGGTTTTCTGACTTCAGGGATAATGCTTTGATATTTTTTCATAGGGACTAGGTACTTTTTGGTGTGTTTCTAATTATTAAGTTGCTTGCTAATGTCTCTCTGTTCGATGAC
This window of the Triticum aestivum cultivar Chinese Spring chromosome 5D, IWGSC CS RefSeq v2.1, whole genome shotgun sequence genome carries:
- the LOC123122042 gene encoding E3 ubiquitin-protein ligase RNF4 isoform X2, whose protein sequence is MSTANGTRRASRRQSQDADKVVVNLVSTPPAAGSRRGVSTSNAGARTSPIDVEALEDEVQVVSASQVPPQRRNRRPRRQPVTVVDLDVHATRQVLSPNTRNKRPRVAPVIDISPETGEGSSLQSKNAGKTSKEHLNVAPKEPIFTCPVCWNKLDEPATTMCGHIFCTNCIKQAIQFQKKCPTCRKHLKMNNFHRIYLPNTSR
- the LOC123122040 gene encoding uncharacterized protein, whose amino-acid sequence is MAAAPRDRRRRGRAPGAASAAAAAEDDGEEHHLNPFLSDAAPTSSRVQFRNVASRARWVEEAGAAEVLDSKGKLWLTTGVTRGGKLYYNVEEIGFLAERGALIFLDDEGGTIGMEEIYGKIAGGKYGCSWDAFQAYKHLKLLGYIIGRYAVPWTMKNNPTCETTDSLERMPDTDQSFNRADGVHNGITKLLKEMHIDGLHPSFEVYLPNSKFRKSSPGAPCFLLSMLRDKPPSRDELETIESKCDGIPLKFCQVDNGRVSFLSFDKVRLPSLP
- the LOC123122042 gene encoding E3 ubiquitin-protein ligase RNF4 isoform X1, which produces MSTANGTRRASRRQSQDADKVVVNLVSTPPAAGSRRGVSTSNAGARTSPIDVEALEDEVQVVSASQVPPQRRNRRPRRQPVTVVDLDVHATRQGVSHDDNATVLSPNTRNKRPRVAPVIDISPETGEGSSLQSKNAGKTSKEHLNVAPKEPIFTCPVCWNKLDEPATTMCGHIFCTNCIKQAIQFQKKCPTCRKHLKMNNFHRIYLPNTSR